Proteins encoded by one window of Arabidopsis thaliana chromosome 2, partial sequence:
- the ML2 gene encoding MEI2-like 2 (MEI2-like 2 (ML2); FUNCTIONS IN: RNA binding, nucleotide binding, nucleic acid binding; LOCATED IN: chloroplast; EXPRESSED IN: 25 plant structures; EXPRESSED DURING: 13 growth stages; CONTAINS InterPro DOMAIN/s: RNA recognition motif, RNP-1 (InterPro:IPR000504), RNA recognition motif 2 (InterPro:IPR007201), Nucleotide-binding, alpha-beta plait (InterPro:IPR012677); BEST Arabidopsis thaliana protein match is: MEI2-like protein 5 (TAIR:AT1G29400.2); Has 7613 Blast hits to 6033 proteins in 353 species: Archae - 6; Bacteria - 46; Metazoa - 4198; Fungi - 1128; Plants - 1433; Viruses - 0; Other Eukaryotes - 802 (source: NCBI BLink).), translated as MVSSIIAVAEGKKMELEPNKSLSADMPSLLSRSSEAFNGGTGYRSSSDLSMFSSSLPTLFHEKLNMTDSDSWLSFDESSPNLNKLVIGNSEKDSLEDVEPDALEILLPEDENELLPGLIDELNFTGLPDELDDLEECDVFCTGGGMELDVESQDNHAVDASGMQISDRGAANAFVPRKRPNTAGRVSVEHPNGEHPSRTLFVRNINSSVEDSELSALFEPFGEIRSLYTACKSRGFVMISYYDIRAAHAAMRALQNTLLRKRTLDIHFSIPKENPSEKDMNQGTLVIFNVDTTVSNDELLQLFGAYGEIREIRETPNRRFHRFIEYYDVRDAETALKALNRSEIGGKCIKLELSRPGGARRLSVPSQSQDLERTEVTNFYNQVGSHVANSPPGNWPIGSPVKGSPSHAFTRPHGLGMVRPVNSDNMPGLASILPAHPSSFHGFSPVSNDQGLLNHSNQTILNKGLMHNISYGQPHSLPEHITGGISNSMRFIAPHSSGFGTSSDHRYRWGSPPQHMNYPGYTGVSSSSSSTERPFTVRHGFPFAERQASLLGKYQHHVGSAPSSIHFNTQMNCYTGSPEIPLGFSDMGINRNYNSAHGKANLGVSLPGNSSEQDFTGFGMSSMPTVPFGGSRGLQSVRPEPFAEQGRIHNHESHNQNQFIDGGRYHIDLDRIASGDEIRTTLIIKNIPNKYTYKMLVAEIDEKHKGDYDFLCLPTDFKNKCNMGHAFINMVSPLHIVPFQQTFNGKIWEKFNSGKVASLAYAEIQGKSALASYMQTPSSMKEQKQLFPEVSYHDDGQDANDHEQLFSSIWNITAPDSDWSYTMDLIENPRENGNSKNAAEESS; from the exons ATGGTTTCCTCCATCATCGCAG TTGCAGAAGGCAAAAAGATGGAGCTAGAACCCAATAAATCACTATCTGCTG ATATGCCATCTTTGCTGAGTAGATCATCTGAAGCTTTTAATGGAGGCACTGGATATCGTTCTTCAAGTGATCTCAGCATGTTCTCAAGCTCATTGCCCACACTTTTTCATGAAAAGC tGAATATGACTGATTCAGATAGTTGGCTCTCCTTTGATGAAAGCTCACCCAATCTGAACAAACTTGTCATAGGAAACTCAGAGAAAGATTCTTTGGAAGATGTTGAACCCGATGCTTTAGAAATATTGCTGCCTGAGGATGAAAATGAGCTCCTTCCTGGCCTCATTGATGAGCTTAATTTTACCGGGTTGCCTGATGAACTTGACGATCTCGAAGAGTGTGATGTCTTTTGCACGGGAGGGGGTATGGAGTTGGATGTTGAATCCCAAGATAATCATGCTGTTGATGCGTCAGGGATGCAGATTTCTGATCGCGGTGCTGCAAATGCATTTGTTCCTCGTAAACGTCCCAATACGGCTGGTAGAGTTTCAGTGGAACATCCAAACGGTGAACATCCTTCAAGGACATTATTTGTTAGGAATATCAACAGCAGTGTCGAGGATTCTGAGTTAAGCGCCCTTTTTGAG CCGTTTGGGGAGATCAGAAGTTTGTACACTGCATGTAAAAGCAGGGGGTTTGTTATGATATCCTACTACGATATTCGAGCTGCTCATGCCGCAATGCGTGCACTACAGAACacacttttaagaaaaaggaCACTGGACATTCACTTTTCCATTCCTAAA GAAAATCCATCAGAGAAGGATATGAATCAAGGAACTCTTGTGATTTTTAATGTGGACACAACAGTATCGAATGATGAGCTCCTTCAGCTGTTTGGTGCCTATGGTGAAATAAGAGAG ATTAGAGAAACCCCAAACAGGCGATTCCACAGGTTCATTGAGTACTATGATGTTAGAGATGCAGAGACAGCCTTGAAAGCACTGAATAGAAGCGAGATAGGTGGAAAATGTATAAAGCTCGAACTTAGTCGTCCTGGAGGGGCTCGTCGACT GTCGGTCCCGTCACAAAGTCAAGATTTGGAGAGAACCGAAGTTACAAATTTCTACAATCAAGTAGGTTCACATGTTGCTAATTCTCCACCAG GTAACTGGCCAATTGGTAGCCCAGTGAAGGGCTCTCCTTCGCATGCCTTTACGAGGCCACATGGTCTAGGAATGGTCAGGCCAGTTAACTCAGACAATATGCCAGGACTGGCTTCAATTCTTCCTGCTCATCCTTCTAGCTTTCATGGATTTTCACCAGTCAGTAATGACCAAGGGCTATTGAATCATTCAAACCAAACTATTCTGAATAAGGGATTGATGCACAACATTTCCTATGGGCAACCTCATTCTTTGCCAGAGCATATAACAGGGGGAATTTCCAACTCCATGAGGTTTATAGCTCCACACTCCTCAGGATTCGGGACTTCATCTGATCACCGCTATCGCTGGGGAAGCCCTCCTCAGCATATGAATTATCCTGGTTACACTGGAGTGTCGTCGTCATCGTCATCTACTGAACGTCCTTTCACTGTCAGGCATGGTTTTCCATTTGCTGAGAGGCAGGCTTCATTGCTTGGAAAATACCAGCATCATGTGGGCTCTGCTCCCTCAAGCATTCATTTTAATACACAAATGAATTGCTACACGGGATCACCAGAGATACCCCTTGGATTTAGTGATATGGGAATCAACAGAAACTATAACAGTGCTCATGGAAAAGCAAACCTTGGTGTTAGTCTACCGGGGAACAGTAGTGAACAGGATTTCACTGGCTTTGGCATGTCTTCAATGCCTACAGTTCCTTTCGGTGGGAGTAGAGGATTACAATCAGTAAGGCCTGAACCTTTTGCTGAGCAGGGTAGGATACATAACCACGAGAGTCACAATCAGAATCAGTTCATAGATGGTGGGAGATATCATATCGACTTGGATAGGATTGCTAGTGGAGATGAAATCCGAACTACattaatcatcaaaaacatCCCAAACAA GTACACTTACAAGATGCTGGTGGCTGAAATCGACGAAAAGCACAAGGGAGACTATGACTTTCTATGCTTGCCGACAGACTTTAAG AATAAATGCAACATGGGTCACGCTTTTATCAACATGGTCTCTCCATTGCACATCGTTCCCTTCCAACAG ACTTTCAATGGTAAAATATGGGAGAAATTCAACAGTGGGAAAGTTGCTTCATTGGCATATGCAGAGATCCAAGGAAAGTCTGCCCTTGCGTCATACATGCAGACTCCAAGTTCTATGAAGGAACAAAAGCAATTGTTTCCAGAAGTCTCCTACCATGATGATGGTCAAGACGCCAATGATCAC GAGCAACTGTTTTCAAGCATTTGGAACATAACCGCGCCTGATTCAGATTGGTCTTACACAATGGATCTTATCGAAAATCCGAGGGAGAACGGTAACTCCAAGAATGCTGCAGAAGAGTCCTCTTGA
- a CDS encoding Pentatricopeptide repeat (PPR-like) superfamily protein, giving the protein MSPTILSFSGVTVPAMPSSGSLSGNTYLRLIDTQCSTMRELKQIHASLIKTGLISDTVTASRVLAFCCASPSDMNYAYLVFTRINHKNPFVWNTIIRGFSRSSFPEMAISIFIDMLCSSPSVKPQRLTYPSVFKAYGRLGQARDGRQLHGMVIKEGLEDDSFIRNTMLHMYVTCGCLIEAWRIFLGMIGFDVVAWNSMIMGFAKCGLIDQAQNLFDEMPQRNGVSWNSMISGFVRNGRFKDALDMFREMQEKDVKPDGFTMVSLLNACAYLGASEQGRWIHEYIVRNRFELNSIVVTALIDMYCKCGCIEEGLNVFECAPKKQLSCWNSMILGLANNGFEERAMDLFSELERSGLEPDSVSFIGVLTACAHSGEVHRADEFFRLMKEKYMIEPSIKHYTLMVNVLGGAGLLEEAEALIKNMPVEEDTVIWSSLLSACRKIGNVEMAKRAAKCLKKLDPDETCGYVLLSNAYASYGLFEEAVEQRLLMKERQMEKEVGCSSIEVDFEVHEFISCGGTHPKSAEIYSLLDILNWDVSTIKSGFAELFDATTRIGFTYLAEK; this is encoded by the coding sequence ATGTCTCCGACGATCTTATCCTTCTCCGGTGTGACGGTGCCGGCGATGCCGTCATCAGGTTCCCTCTCCGGCAACACTTATCTCCGATTGATAGACACACAATGTAGTACGATGAGAGAACTTAAGCAAATCCACGCCAGTCTCATCAAAACCGGTTTAATTTCCGATACTGTTACCGCGAGCCGTGTCCTCGCCTTCTGCTGTGCGTCTCCGTCAGACATGAATTACGCTTATTTGGTATTCACTAGGATCAATCACAAGAACCCATTTGTCTGGAACACTATAATCCGTGGTTTCTCACGGAGCTCGTTTCCAGAGATGGCTATTTCGATTTTCATTGACATGTTGTGTTCTTCTCCGTCTGTGAAGCCGCAGAGATTGACTTATCCTTCGGTGTTCAAAGCTTATGGTAGACTTGGCCAAGCTCGTGATGGGAGGCAATTACATGGGATGGTTATTAAAGAGGGACTTGAAGACGACTCGTTTATACGGAATACGATGTTGCATATGTACGTGACTTGTGGGTGTTTGATTGAAGCTTGGAGAATCTTTCTGGGGATGATaggttttgatgttgttgcttGGAATTCAATGATTATGGGTTTTGCGAAATGTGGATTGATTGATCAGGCGCAGAACCTGTTTGATGAAATGCCGCAGAGAAATGGAGTTTCTTGGAATTCGATGATTAGTGGGTTTGTGAGGAATGGTAGATTTAAGGATGCGTTGGATATGTTTCGAGAGATGCAGGAGAAAGATGTGAAACCTGATGGGTTTACAATGGTGAGTCTGTTGAATGCTTGTGCGTACCTTGGAGCAAGTGAGCAAGGGAGATGGATACATGAGTACATAGTGAGGAATCGGTTTGAATTGAATAGTATAGTTGTTACAGCACTCATAGATATGTACTGTAAGTGTGGGTGCATTGAGGAAGGTCTAAATGTGTTTGAGTGTGCTCCTAAGAAGCAGTTATCGTGTTGGAATTCGATGATTCTTGGTCTAGCTAATAACGGATTCGAGGAAAGGGCCATGGATTTGTTCTCGGAGTTAGAGCGTTCTGGCTTGGAACCAGATTCAGTCAGCTTCATTGGTGTTTTAACAGCTTGTGCTCACTCCGGGGAAGTACATAGAGCTGATGAATTTTTCAgattgatgaaagaaaaatatatgattgagCCATCAATAAAACACTATACTTTAATGGTTAATGTGCTGGGTGGAGCGGGGCTCCtcgaagaagcagaagcatTGATAAAGAATATGCCGGTGGAAGAAGACACTGTTATATGGAGTTCTTTGCTTTCTGCCTGCAGGAAAATCGGTAATGTTGAGATGGCTAAACGAGCAGCAAAATGTTTGAAGAAGCTCGATCCAGATGAAACGTGTGGTTATGTTCTCTTGTCTAATGCTTATGCTTCTTATGGCTTGTTCGAAGAGGCAGTTGAGCAGAGGCTTTTGATGAAGGAAAGACAAATGGAGAAAGAAGTTGGCTGCAGTTCGATTGAAGTGGATTTTGAAGTTCATGAGTTTATATCTTGTGGGGGAACGCATCCTAAATCCGCAGAGATTTACAGTTTACTCGATATCTTAAACTGGGATGTCTCTACAATTAAATCAGGTTTCGCTGAATTGTTTGATGCTACAACTAGGATTGGTTTCACTTATCTGGCAGAGAAATAA
- a CDS encoding Plant basic secretory protein (BSP) family protein (Plant basic secretory protein (BSP) family protein; CONTAINS InterPro DOMAIN/s: Uncharacterised protein family, basic secretory protein (InterPro:IPR007541); Has 52 Blast hits to 52 proteins in 16 species: Archae - 0; Bacteria - 0; Metazoa - 1; Fungi - 0; Plants - 51; Viruses - 0; Other Eukaryotes - 0 (source: NCBI BLink).) translates to MVSMTDQTLLQPFLAKPTTKGLATESDSGIILRLFSILLVGAISLWANHEASKGFSISIINDAKDSPSGKRFALFFESDDTAVRILLDASFFVERFLYEGVPHRLRKPVNHVTVQFCGNSSDRVDRFSVTSGASHGEYVIRLSPSLTERKKFSNAVESALRRSMVRIWLWGDESGASPELVAGMVEYLAVESRKRRHFEKFGGNWKDKEKSVYVVSLLDYCERRSEGFIRRLNHGMRLRWDDRTVDLASSGACGSRKDVLRELKMDDSGLIIERRT, encoded by the coding sequence ATGGTTTCAATGACGGATCAGactcttcttcaacctttCCTAGCCAAACCCACCACCAAAGGCTTAGCAACGGAATCGGATTCAGGTATTATTCTGCGGCTTTTCTCTATACTTCTCGTCGGAGCAATCTCTTTGTGGGCAAACCATGAGGCTTCAAAAGGCTTCTCCATAAGTATCATCAATGATGCTAAAGATTCTCCTTCCGGTAAAAGATTCGCCCTTTTCTTCGAATCTGATGATACGGCAGTGCGGATATTGCTCGATGCAAGCTTCTTTGTGGAGAGGTTTCTCTACGAGGGTGTTCCTCATCGTCTCCGTAAGCCTGTAAACCACGTTACCGTCCAATTCTGTGGAAACAGTAGTGATAGAGTAGATAGGTTCTCGGTAACTTCAGGTGCAAGTCATGGAGAGTATGTGATCAGATTAAGCCCATCTCTCacggaaagaaaaaagtttagcAACGCCGTGGAATCTGCATTGCGACGTTCTATGGTTAGAATATGGCTATGGGGAGACGAGTCAGGAGCTTCGCCGGAGCTTGTGGCCGGCATGGTGGAGTATTTGGCCGTGGAGAGCCGAAAACGACGTCACTTTGAAAAGTTTGGTGGGAATTGGAAGGATAAGGAAAAGTCTGTGTATGTGGTTAGCTTGTTGGATTACTGTGAACGACGTAGCGAGGGTTTCATCCGACGGTTGAACCATGGGATGAGACTTAGGTGGGATGATCGGACGGTGGATCTTGCTTCGAGTGGTGCGTGTGGTTCACGCAAGGATGTGTTGCGTGAGCTTAAGATGGACGACAGTGGATTGATAATTGAGAGACGAACATGA
- a CDS encoding Phosphoribosyltransferase family protein (Phosphoribosyltransferase family protein; FUNCTIONS IN: magnesium ion binding, ribose phosphate diphosphokinase activity; INVOLVED IN: nucleotide biosynthetic process, nucleoside metabolic process; LOCATED IN: plasma membrane, cytoplasm; EXPRESSED IN: 24 plant structures; EXPRESSED DURING: 14 growth stages; CONTAINS InterPro DOMAIN/s: Phosphoribosyltransferase (InterPro:IPR000836), Phosphoribosyl pyrophosphokinase (InterPro:IPR005946); BEST Arabidopsis thaliana protein match is: phosphoribosyl pyrophosphate (PRPP) synthase 3 (TAIR:AT1G10700.1); Has 8791 Blast hits to 8791 proteins in 2571 species: Archae - 151; Bacteria - 5499; Metazoa - 381; Fungi - 325; Plants - 200; Viruses - 13; Other Eukaryotes - 2222 (source: NCBI BLink).), which yields MSENAANNIMETKICTDAIVSELQKKKVHLFYCLECEELARNIAAESDHITLQSINWRSFADGFPNLFINNAHDIRGQHVAFLASFSSPAVIFEQISVIYLLPRLFVASFTLVLPFFPTGSFERMEEEGDVATAFTMARIVSNIPISRGGPTSVVIYDIHALQERFYFADQVLPLFETGIPLLTKRLQQLPETEKVIVAFPDDGAWKRFHKLLDHYPTVVCTKVREGDKRIVRLKEGNPAGCHVVIVDDLVQSGGTLIECQKVLAAHGAVKVSAYVTHGVFPKSSWERFTHKKNGLEEAFAYFWITDSCPQTVKAIGNKAPFEVLSLAGSIADALQI from the exons ATGTCTGAGAACGCAGCCAACAACATCATGGAGACCAAGATTTGTACAGACGCCATCGTGTCTGaattacagaagaagaaagttcaTCTCTTTTACTGCTTAGAGTGCGAAGAACTTGCTCGCAACATCGCCGCTGAATCTGATCACATCACTCTCCAATCCATCAACTGGAG GAGTTTTGCTGATGGATTCCCGAATCTATTTATCAACAACGCACATGATATCCGAGGCCAGCACGTTGCGTTCCTTGCTTCATTCAGTTCCCCTGCTGTCATCTTTGAGCAGATCTCTGTCATTTACTTGCTCCCTCGATTGTTTGTTGCGTCCTTCACTTTGGTGTTGCCTTTCTTCCCCACTGGCTCCTTTGAGAGAATGGAAGAGGAAGGAGATGTAGCAACTGCTTTTACCATGGCAAGGATTGTCTCTAATATCCCCATTTCACGCGGTGGTCCGACTAGTGTTGTCATCTATGACATTCACGCTTTGCag GAAAGGTTTTACTTTGCCGATCAGGTTCTTCCTTTGTTTGAGACTGGAATCCCGTTGTTGACTAAACGCCTTCAACAGCTTCCTGAAACTGAGAAA GTCATAGTTGCATTTCCTGATGATGGAGCCTGGAAGCGTTTCCATAAGCTGTTGGATCATTATCCCACG GTTGTGTGTACAAAGGTTCGTGAAGGCGATAAGAGAATAGTCAGGCTGAAGGAAGGAAACCCTGCTGGTTGTCACGTTGTTATCGTGGATGATCTTGTGCAGTCTGGGGGTACACTCATTGAATGCCAG AAAGTATTGGCAGCGCATGGAGCTGTGAAGGTGAGTGCTTATGTAACTCATGGTGTCTTCCCAAAGAGCTCGTGGGAGCGTTTCACCCACAAGAAGAACG GATTAGAAGAAGCGTTTGCTTACTTCTGGATCACGGATTCTTGTCCACAGACGGTTAAGGCCATCGGAAACAAGGCTCCTTTCGAAGTCTTGAGCCTCGCTGGATCCATTGCTGATGCTCTGCAGATTTGA
- the ML2 gene encoding MEI2-like 2 (MEI2-like 2 (ML2); FUNCTIONS IN: RNA binding, nucleotide binding, nucleic acid binding; EXPRESSED IN: 25 plant structures; EXPRESSED DURING: 13 growth stages; CONTAINS InterPro DOMAIN/s: RNA recognition motif, RNP-1 (InterPro:IPR000504), RNA recognition motif 2 (InterPro:IPR007201), Nucleotide-binding, alpha-beta plait (InterPro:IPR012677); BEST Arabidopsis thaliana protein match is: MEI2-like protein 5 (TAIR:AT1G29400.2); Has 7605 Blast hits to 6029 proteins in 352 species: Archae - 6; Bacteria - 46; Metazoa - 4200; Fungi - 1128; Plants - 1425; Viruses - 0; Other Eukaryotes - 800 (source: NCBI BLink).), translated as MELEPNKSLSADMPSLLSRSSEAFNGGTGYRSSSDLSMFSSSLPTLFHEKLNMTDSDSWLSFDESSPNLNKLVIGNSEKDSLEDVEPDALEILLPEDENELLPGLIDELNFTGLPDELDDLEECDVFCTGGGMELDVESQDNHAVDASGMQISDRGAANAFVPRKRPNTAGRVSVEHPNGEHPSRTLFVRNINSSVEDSELSALFEPFGEIRSLYTACKSRGFVMISYYDIRAAHAAMRALQNTLLRKRTLDIHFSIPKENPSEKDMNQGTLVIFNVDTTVSNDELLQLFGAYGEIREIRETPNRRFHRFIEYYDVRDAETALKALNRSEIGGKCIKLELSRPGGARRLSVPSQSQDLERTEVTNFYNQVGSHVANSPPGNWPIGSPVKGSPSHAFTRPHGLGMVRPVNSDNMPGLASILPAHPSSFHGFSPVSNDQGLLNHSNQTILNKGLMHNISYGQPHSLPEHITGGISNSMRFIAPHSSGFGTSSDHRYRWGSPPQHMNYPGYTGVSSSSSSTERPFTVRHGFPFAERQASLLGKYQHHVGSAPSSIHFNTQMNCYTGSPEIPLGFSDMGINRNYNSAHGKANLGVSLPGNSSEQDFTGFGMSSMPTVPFGGSRGLQSVRPEPFAEQGRIHNHESHNQNQFIDGGRYHIDLDRIASGDEIRTTLIIKNIPNKYTYKMLVAEIDEKHKGDYDFLCLPTDFKNKCNMGHAFINMVSPLHIVPFQQTFNGKIWEKFNSGKVASLAYAEIQGKSALASYMQTPSSMKEQKQLFPEVSYHDDGQDANDHEQLFSSIWNITAPDSDWSYTMDLIENPRENGNSKNAAEESS; from the exons ATGGAGCTAGAACCCAATAAATCACTATCTGCTG ATATGCCATCTTTGCTGAGTAGATCATCTGAAGCTTTTAATGGAGGCACTGGATATCGTTCTTCAAGTGATCTCAGCATGTTCTCAAGCTCATTGCCCACACTTTTTCATGAAAAGC tGAATATGACTGATTCAGATAGTTGGCTCTCCTTTGATGAAAGCTCACCCAATCTGAACAAACTTGTCATAGGAAACTCAGAGAAAGATTCTTTGGAAGATGTTGAACCCGATGCTTTAGAAATATTGCTGCCTGAGGATGAAAATGAGCTCCTTCCTGGCCTCATTGATGAGCTTAATTTTACCGGGTTGCCTGATGAACTTGACGATCTCGAAGAGTGTGATGTCTTTTGCACGGGAGGGGGTATGGAGTTGGATGTTGAATCCCAAGATAATCATGCTGTTGATGCGTCAGGGATGCAGATTTCTGATCGCGGTGCTGCAAATGCATTTGTTCCTCGTAAACGTCCCAATACGGCTGGTAGAGTTTCAGTGGAACATCCAAACGGTGAACATCCTTCAAGGACATTATTTGTTAGGAATATCAACAGCAGTGTCGAGGATTCTGAGTTAAGCGCCCTTTTTGAG CCGTTTGGGGAGATCAGAAGTTTGTACACTGCATGTAAAAGCAGGGGGTTTGTTATGATATCCTACTACGATATTCGAGCTGCTCATGCCGCAATGCGTGCACTACAGAACacacttttaagaaaaaggaCACTGGACATTCACTTTTCCATTCCTAAA GAAAATCCATCAGAGAAGGATATGAATCAAGGAACTCTTGTGATTTTTAATGTGGACACAACAGTATCGAATGATGAGCTCCTTCAGCTGTTTGGTGCCTATGGTGAAATAAGAGAG ATTAGAGAAACCCCAAACAGGCGATTCCACAGGTTCATTGAGTACTATGATGTTAGAGATGCAGAGACAGCCTTGAAAGCACTGAATAGAAGCGAGATAGGTGGAAAATGTATAAAGCTCGAACTTAGTCGTCCTGGAGGGGCTCGTCGACT GTCGGTCCCGTCACAAAGTCAAGATTTGGAGAGAACCGAAGTTACAAATTTCTACAATCAAGTAGGTTCACATGTTGCTAATTCTCCACCAG GTAACTGGCCAATTGGTAGCCCAGTGAAGGGCTCTCCTTCGCATGCCTTTACGAGGCCACATGGTCTAGGAATGGTCAGGCCAGTTAACTCAGACAATATGCCAGGACTGGCTTCAATTCTTCCTGCTCATCCTTCTAGCTTTCATGGATTTTCACCAGTCAGTAATGACCAAGGGCTATTGAATCATTCAAACCAAACTATTCTGAATAAGGGATTGATGCACAACATTTCCTATGGGCAACCTCATTCTTTGCCAGAGCATATAACAGGGGGAATTTCCAACTCCATGAGGTTTATAGCTCCACACTCCTCAGGATTCGGGACTTCATCTGATCACCGCTATCGCTGGGGAAGCCCTCCTCAGCATATGAATTATCCTGGTTACACTGGAGTGTCGTCGTCATCGTCATCTACTGAACGTCCTTTCACTGTCAGGCATGGTTTTCCATTTGCTGAGAGGCAGGCTTCATTGCTTGGAAAATACCAGCATCATGTGGGCTCTGCTCCCTCAAGCATTCATTTTAATACACAAATGAATTGCTACACGGGATCACCAGAGATACCCCTTGGATTTAGTGATATGGGAATCAACAGAAACTATAACAGTGCTCATGGAAAAGCAAACCTTGGTGTTAGTCTACCGGGGAACAGTAGTGAACAGGATTTCACTGGCTTTGGCATGTCTTCAATGCCTACAGTTCCTTTCGGTGGGAGTAGAGGATTACAATCAGTAAGGCCTGAACCTTTTGCTGAGCAGGGTAGGATACATAACCACGAGAGTCACAATCAGAATCAGTTCATAGATGGTGGGAGATATCATATCGACTTGGATAGGATTGCTAGTGGAGATGAAATCCGAACTACattaatcatcaaaaacatCCCAAACAA GTACACTTACAAGATGCTGGTGGCTGAAATCGACGAAAAGCACAAGGGAGACTATGACTTTCTATGCTTGCCGACAGACTTTAAG AATAAATGCAACATGGGTCACGCTTTTATCAACATGGTCTCTCCATTGCACATCGTTCCCTTCCAACAG ACTTTCAATGGTAAAATATGGGAGAAATTCAACAGTGGGAAAGTTGCTTCATTGGCATATGCAGAGATCCAAGGAAAGTCTGCCCTTGCGTCATACATGCAGACTCCAAGTTCTATGAAGGAACAAAAGCAATTGTTTCCAGAAGTCTCCTACCATGATGATGGTCAAGACGCCAATGATCAC GAGCAACTGTTTTCAAGCATTTGGAACATAACCGCGCCTGATTCAGATTGGTCTTACACAATGGATCTTATCGAAAATCCGAGGGAGAACGGTAACTCCAAGAATGCTGCAGAAGAGTCCTCTTGA